A stretch of the Acyrthosiphon pisum isolate AL4f chromosome A2, pea_aphid_22Mar2018_4r6ur, whole genome shotgun sequence genome encodes the following:
- the LOC100573579 gene encoding uncharacterized protein LOC100573579 isoform X1, with product MHKCIVCGNRSHNTNVNREGVRYHGFPKNENMRREWFKVLGIDRCHDWQRICSDHFLEENYKPGKKRFLFSNAIPQPYDRNGFPSNYATQSYDVKTGNNVILPMETIIIREENIENAVVNNFKSPRQLSRLAGNNEDMPDHTLGSGLRCSVKNCFNRHSVNLSLFGYPKDYTLRKKWIEKCGIKKDPTKIVISAMRVCSTHFELDCFTNTALKNRLKPGAVPSLFLVNAPDALPVSINEVPVLSTCEDQFINPIDNEAAEQSSEEETNNEIDNTDNTSMIIDLTTDDSSNSSLSITLEPIEKTTSQCIIMDVCNTEDFTRDKYGLIFEISKEVILPSLYWKSEHLNAQNATGFYQRDANDVTVKKVIFYNSLVPTIQIYGKKHKYNRSITTKAELNNLLKNIDSIKKCYGRGGFVFEQCIGYFKNTLDNMCSGCQGLVKDEDLQRMKAKIEVKNKAMESFKKRIAEMKETVLELRKTMSEI from the exons atgcataagtGTATAGTGTGCGGTAATAGATCTCATAACACCAATGTCAATCGTGAAGGTGTTAGATATCATGG atTTCCCAAGAATGAAAACATGAGAAGAGAATGGTTTAAAGTTTTAGGAATTGATCGTTGTCATGACTGGCAACGTATATGTAGTGATCACTTTTTGGAAGAGAACTATAAGCCAGGAAAAAagcgatttttattttcaaatgctatTCCCCAACCTTATGATCGAAATGGTTTTCCTTCTAA ttatgctACTCAAAGTTATGATGTTAAGACtggaaataatgtaattttaccaatggaaacaattattataag AgaggaaaatattgaaaatgctgttgtaaataattttaaatcaccaAGGCAGTTATCTAGACTTGCTGGAAACAATGAGGATATGCCG gacCACACTTTAGGATCTGGATTACGATGTTCCGTTAAAAACTGCTTTAACAGGCATTCAGTGAATCTTAGTCTCTTTGGCTATCCTAAGGATTACACGCTGAGAAAAAAGTGGATAGAAAAATGTGGAATAAAAAAAGATCctactaaaatagtaataagtGCTATGAGAGTTTGTAGTACTCATTTTGAACTAGACTGTTTCACAAATACCGCATTAAAGAACAGATTAAAACCAGGCGCTGttccatcattatttttagttaatg cACCTGATGCTTTGCCAGTGTCGATTAATGAGGTGCCTGTACTGAGTACATGTGAAGATCAATTCATAAATCCAATAGATAATGAAGCTGCTGAACAGTCATCAGAAGAAGAAACAAACAATGAAATAG ATAATACAGATAATACTTCCATGATAATTGACCTTACAACTGATGATTCATCTAATAGTTCGTTGTCCATTACTTTGGAACCAATTGAGAAAACAACctcacaatgtattataatggatGTTTGCAATACTGAAGATTTTACAAGGGATAAATACGGgcttatttttgaaatatctaaGGAAGTTATACTTCCTAGTTTATATTGGAAGAGTGAACATCTTAATGCACAAAATGCAACAGGTTTTTATCAACGAGACGCTAATGATGTAACTGTGaagaaagttattttttataatagccTTGTGCCAACCATACAAATATATGGCaagaaacataaatataataggtccATAACAACAAAAGCAGAGTTAAACAATCTTTTGAAGAATATAGATAGTATCAAAAAATGCTATGGTAGGGGTGGATTTGTATTTGAACAATGTATagggtattttaaaaataccttagATAATATGTGTTCTGGCTGTCAAGGGTTGGTAAAAGATGAAGATTTACAAAGAATGAAAGCAAAAATTGAAGTCAAAAACAAAGCTATGGAAAGTTTTAAAAAGAGA attgctGAAATGAAAGAAACTGTTTTAGAACTAAGAAAAACGAtgtcagaaatttaa
- the LOC100573579 gene encoding uncharacterized protein LOC100573579 isoform X2, which yields MRREWFKVLGIDRCHDWQRICSDHFLEENYKPGKKRFLFSNAIPQPYDRNGFPSNYATQSYDVKTGNNVILPMETIIIREENIENAVVNNFKSPRQLSRLAGNNEDMPDHTLGSGLRCSVKNCFNRHSVNLSLFGYPKDYTLRKKWIEKCGIKKDPTKIVISAMRVCSTHFELDCFTNTALKNRLKPGAVPSLFLVNAPDALPVSINEVPVLSTCEDQFINPIDNEAAEQSSEEETNNEIDNTDNTSMIIDLTTDDSSNSSLSITLEPIEKTTSQCIIMDVCNTEDFTRDKYGLIFEISKEVILPSLYWKSEHLNAQNATGFYQRDANDVTVKKVIFYNSLVPTIQIYGKKHKYNRSITTKAELNNLLKNIDSIKKCYGRGGFVFEQCIGYFKNTLDNMCSGCQGLVKDEDLQRMKAKIEVKNKAMESFKKRIAEMKETVLELRKTMSEI from the exons ATGAGAAGAGAATGGTTTAAAGTTTTAGGAATTGATCGTTGTCATGACTGGCAACGTATATGTAGTGATCACTTTTTGGAAGAGAACTATAAGCCAGGAAAAAagcgatttttattttcaaatgctatTCCCCAACCTTATGATCGAAATGGTTTTCCTTCTAA ttatgctACTCAAAGTTATGATGTTAAGACtggaaataatgtaattttaccaatggaaacaattattataag AgaggaaaatattgaaaatgctgttgtaaataattttaaatcaccaAGGCAGTTATCTAGACTTGCTGGAAACAATGAGGATATGCCG gacCACACTTTAGGATCTGGATTACGATGTTCCGTTAAAAACTGCTTTAACAGGCATTCAGTGAATCTTAGTCTCTTTGGCTATCCTAAGGATTACACGCTGAGAAAAAAGTGGATAGAAAAATGTGGAATAAAAAAAGATCctactaaaatagtaataagtGCTATGAGAGTTTGTAGTACTCATTTTGAACTAGACTGTTTCACAAATACCGCATTAAAGAACAGATTAAAACCAGGCGCTGttccatcattatttttagttaatg cACCTGATGCTTTGCCAGTGTCGATTAATGAGGTGCCTGTACTGAGTACATGTGAAGATCAATTCATAAATCCAATAGATAATGAAGCTGCTGAACAGTCATCAGAAGAAGAAACAAACAATGAAATAG ATAATACAGATAATACTTCCATGATAATTGACCTTACAACTGATGATTCATCTAATAGTTCGTTGTCCATTACTTTGGAACCAATTGAGAAAACAACctcacaatgtattataatggatGTTTGCAATACTGAAGATTTTACAAGGGATAAATACGGgcttatttttgaaatatctaaGGAAGTTATACTTCCTAGTTTATATTGGAAGAGTGAACATCTTAATGCACAAAATGCAACAGGTTTTTATCAACGAGACGCTAATGATGTAACTGTGaagaaagttattttttataatagccTTGTGCCAACCATACAAATATATGGCaagaaacataaatataataggtccATAACAACAAAAGCAGAGTTAAACAATCTTTTGAAGAATATAGATAGTATCAAAAAATGCTATGGTAGGGGTGGATTTGTATTTGAACAATGTATagggtattttaaaaataccttagATAATATGTGTTCTGGCTGTCAAGGGTTGGTAAAAGATGAAGATTTACAAAGAATGAAAGCAAAAATTGAAGTCAAAAACAAAGCTATGGAAAGTTTTAAAAAGAGA attgctGAAATGAAAGAAACTGTTTTAGAACTAAGAAAAACGAtgtcagaaatttaa
- the LOC100161068 gene encoding structural maintenance of chromosomes protein 6-like: MNSKSKLNQKFSQMDSQYINEDWYNGSIKSITLQNFMCHENFHLSLNPRINFISGLNGSGKSAIQTALVIGFGANAITTSRGVSLKSFIKYNQLNATISISIANSGEGNGDCGPYKPEVYGKQITIVRQINETSNSFTILNENNKVVEKSRKELNNLTLHFNILVDNPICIMNQTMVKTFHKNAKPNEKYDLFYTAISANLLNEKIEETKSVATKHSEKLENIKSFLVQCLKEYAWFVTYQLETTYKNHLNQIESLQGILSENTDKINILEQNIKANSETLMVKKNELTNIENSRSHYHMVSMQTKKELLHKNNELDSVKQSVKKYDSALMLLNSNRKDLEKLIEVERQKGNTNTLAQYKEMLARYEQNCSEAEAAWKTNMEHEQALRNTVDELKESVRNLKNNEVTPLQIKIGELDRTIRSMSQQEDRINVYGNWMPKLVKAIEIAFSQNKFIKKPIGPIGAYIKVNNDKWIFAIENFLGRGTLRIFLVDNFTDNKVLQSIMDRIITGNIKQPTVITSKFFDKVHNITATETQNNLFRMLNFTSPIVANCLIDSEHIETIMLVDRHGGSYAYNEKIYGTQVYPSPSYRVYSLQNETAPTLLQSDVSVAVNNLKREKKELEVKINNINREFENLERSKVEKQQQFDKAQSESRLLKAKYDEYSKKINELKAKCEEEQEDRLGTLTEEINDVELKIIKANEIKNNSMKPIPKFQKEIDVLHERLREVTSFNEKTDRSAFFEEIETVQTQINKHKRDILQINNILTEQKQMLNNLNQKVEREKNDLEKLIKDAELFGKKIEVSRNEEDIKRDIEEINHKKELLQMEIDKRGENILVLTDEFKKKKEKYIKHSVLHKEIEDIYKANEKSIDLSAIALKHYIDQYRLKVIEDFDMILGLGKIKGKLEIDRHKQSLEISMFDNISTSCASGGERTFATDALILALWNNIQLPFYSIDEYDVYMDDVTRLATNKLLMMAVERRKNQFIFITPQDISHIQSADNIKVVKLKDPIKDLKRS, encoded by the exons ATGAATTCGAAATCTAAACTAAATCAAA AGTTCAGTCAGATGGATTCACAGTATATTAATGAAGATTGGTACAATGGAAGTATTAAGTCAATCACTCTCCAAAATTTTATGTGCCatgaaaattttcatttatcattgaatcctcgaattaattttatatcaggTTTAAACGGTAGTGGAAAGAGTGCTATCCAAACTGCTCTTGTTATAGGGTTTGGTGCTAATGCAATTACCACTAGCCGTGGtgtttcattaaaatcatttatcaaatataaccaATTAAATGCTACTATATCAATTTCCATAGCAAATAGTGGAGAAGGAAATGGGGACTGTGGTCCTTACAAGCCTGAAGTGTATGGAAAGCAAATTACTATAGTAAGACAAATTAATGAAACatctaatagttttacaattttaaatgaaaataataaagttgttGAAAAATCTagaaaagaattaaataatttgacacttcattttaatatattagtggATAATCCAATATGTATCATGAATCAAacgatggtaaaaacatttcataaaaatgcAAAACCAAATGAGAAGTATGATCTTTTCTATACAGCCATATCTGccaatttattaaatgaaaaaattgaagaaacaAAGTCAGTAGCAACAAAGCACTcggaaaaacttgaaaatattaaaagttttttggtACAATGTTTAAAAGAA TATGCTTGGTTTGTTACTTATCAACTTGAAACAacttataaaaatcatttaaaccaAATTGAATCTCTTCAAGGTATTCTGTCTGAAAATAcagacaaaataaacattttggaaCAGAATATTAAAGCAAATTCAGAAACattgatggtaaaaaaaaatgaattgacaaatattgaaaattctcGCTCGCATTATCATATGGTTTCCatgcaaacaaaaaaagaattactGCACAAAAACAATGAGCTTGATTCAGTGAAGCAAtctgttaaaaaatatgattctgctttaatgttattaaacagTAATAGAAAAGATTTAGAAAAACTCATTGAAGTTGAACGTCAAAAAGGCAATACCAATACTTTAGCACAGTATAAAGAAATGTTGGCACGCTATGAGCAAAATTGTTCTGAAGCGGAGGCAGCATGGAAAACAAATATGGAACATGAACAAGCTCTACGTAATACAGTTGACGAATTGAAGGAGAGTGTTAGAAATTTAAAGAACAACGAGGTTACTcctttacaaataaaaataggtgAACTTGATAGAACTATCAGAAGTATGTCTCAACAAGAAGACAGGATCAATGTGTATGGGAACTGGATGCCAAAATTAGTTAAAGCTATTGAAATTGCCTTTagtcaaaacaaatttataaaaaaaccaatagGTCCTATTGGGGCATATATTAAAGTGAACAATGACAAATGGATATTTGCAATCGAAAACTTTTTAGGTCGTGGgactttaagaatatttttagttGATAACTTTACAGATAACAAAGTACTTCAATCAATAATGGATAGAATAATTACTGGAAACATAAAACAACCCACTGTTATTACTAGCAAATTTTTTGACAAAGTTCATAACATTACTGCTAcagaaactcaaaataatttgtttcgtATGTTAAACTTCACTAGTCCTATAGTAGCTAATTGTCTGATTGATAGCGAACATATTGAGACGATAATGCTTGTAGATAGACATGGAGGAAGCTATGCTTATAATGAGAAAATAT ATGGAACTCAAGTTTATCCTAGTCCTTCATATAGAGTGTATTCTTTACAAAATGAAACTGCGCCAACTCTCTTGCAAAGTGATGTTTCCGTTGCTGTTAATAACTTGAAACGTGAGAAAAAAGAGTtagaagtaaaaattaataatataaacagagaatttgaaaatttagaacGGTCAAAAGTAGAAAAGCAACAACAATTCGATAAGGCTCAATCAGAGTCACGATTACTTAAGGCCAAGTATGATGAatactcaaaaaaaattaatgaacttaAAGCTAAATGTGAGGAAGAACAAGAAGATAGATTGGGCACTCTTACTGAAGAAATAAATgatgttgaattaaaaataattaaagccaatgaaataaaaaataattccatgAAACCAATTCCAAAGTTTCAAAAAGAAATTGATGTATTACATGAGAGACTGAGAGAAGTAACATCTTTTAACGAAAAGACTGATCGTTCTGCATTTTTTGAAGAAATTGAGACCGTTcaaactcaaataaataaacataaaagagatattttgcaaattaataatattttaacagaacaaaaacaaatgttaaataatttaaaccaaaaaGTGGAACGTGAGAAAAATGATCTCGAAAAACTAATCAAAGACGCTGAGCTATTTGGTAAGAAAATAGAAGTATCACGCAACGAAGAAGATATAAAGAGGGACATAGAAGAAATTAATCATAAAAAGGAATTATTACAAATGGAGATCGATAAGAGAGGTGAAAATATTCTAGTCTTAACAGATGAATTTaagaagaaaaaagaaaaatatataaagcatAGCGTTTTACATAAAGAAATTGAAGATATTTACAAAGCCAACGAGAAATCTATTGATCTTAGTGCAATAGCGCTTAAGCACTACATTGATCAATATCGGTTGAAAGTAATTGAAGATTTTGACATGATTCTAGGATTAGGCAAAATAAAGGGTAAGCTCGAAATTGATAGGCATAAACAAAGTTTGGAGATCTCAATGTTTGATAACATAAGTACTTCATGTGCTTCCGGTGGTGAACGGACATTTGCTACAGATGCTTTGATTTTGGCATTATGGAACAACATACAATTGCCATTTTACTCCATTGATGAATATGATGTATACATGGATGATGTTACTCGATTAGCCACTAATAAGCTGCTGATGATGGCTGTTGAAAGACGTAAAAACCAATTCATATTTATCACTCCACAAGACATATCCCATATACAAAGTGCTGATAATATTAaggtagttaaattaaaagatcCTATAAAAGATCTTAAAAGatcttaa